One segment of Babesia bigemina genome assembly Bbig001, chromosome : II DNA contains the following:
- a CDS encoding membrane protein, putative, with protein MNAFKKVVLLLVGFATVNFASVCVAQAKLDDSTPEEWVKAIDSADDHLKAEVSKLKAEDAYTKDVGLSASKGKIDSFESAVKLFSAARVKVDAAKKALDLKGKTDNTAEVAAVIRESNESIALYFAALKAHIDAIYDISKYKATVVGKVALLKYVSEYDKKIVSGFAAVVSTVALFATALATF; from the coding sequence ATGAACGCATTTAAGAAGGTTGTTCTCCTCTTGGTAGGATTTGCCACCGTCAACTTCGCAAGTGTCTGCGTAGCCCAAGCCAAGTTGGACGACTCCACACccgaagagtgggttaaggccATCGACAGCGCGGATGATCACCTGAAGGCCGAAGTTAGTAAGCTGAAGGCGGAGGACGCCTACACTAAGGATGTTGGCCTTAGCGCCAGCAAGGGCAAGATTGATAGTTTCGAAAGTGCCGTGAAGTTGTTCAGTGCAGCCAGAGTGAAGGTTGACGCTGCTAAAAAAGCCTTGGATCTTAAGGGCAAGACCGACAACACGGCGGAGGTCGCAGCCGTCATCAGAGAGTCCAACGAGTCGATTGCTTTATACTTTGCGGCACTTAAGGCTCACATTGACGCAATCTACGACATTTCTAAGTACAAAGCTACTGTAGTTGGCAAGGTCGCATTGCTGAAGTACGTAAGTGAGTACGACAAGAAGATTGTCTCCGGTTTCGCCGCTGTGGTATCAACGGTAGCCCTTTTTGCCACCGCCTTGGCCACGTTTTAA